One genomic segment of Aquipluma nitroreducens includes these proteins:
- a CDS encoding complex I subunit 5 family protein translates to MIGIYLIGALSIALALFLNKSKTLTFVLLGLFLILQGMLTIHAYTNFHSTEWSYFTYDSLAVLLLFTLGIITIPAIIHSHIYLQDQPAPQSSRSIYYASIVLLISAISAGYLSNHIAVTWIFTEITTLSASALIYHHRNKLALEGTWKYVFICAISITFVFIGILFLSMSFSNAGSDDLSFKNLLANSSHLNPFWLRLAFLFIFTGFTVKLGLVPMFTAGVDAKDKAPAPAGALLSSILMNLGFVGVFRFYIVVANTPLHHWANLVIGIAAFLSVFVATVYMIKVKNIKRMMAYSSIEHMGLVMLGVAAGGIGYYAAILHIILHAFVKSSLFFQFTQLYRVFQSKSIYHVGNYFKYNTAGAMVLLLGFISATAMPPSGLFVSEFLIFRSMFEAHQIILLIAVLILLTMIIYAFGKNIMKILFIPAVGFDDSHVPVISSWESSSQFILLALAVYLGLNPPAELVQLIKESVMLLPN, encoded by the coding sequence ATGATAGGAATATATCTGATAGGAGCTTTGTCAATAGCGCTTGCCTTATTTCTAAACAAGAGCAAGACGCTAACATTCGTATTACTGGGATTATTTCTGATCCTTCAGGGAATGTTAACTATTCATGCATATACTAATTTTCATTCTACCGAATGGAGTTATTTTACATACGATTCATTGGCGGTTCTGCTGTTGTTCACCTTGGGAATAATCACCATTCCGGCGATAATTCACAGCCATATTTATCTCCAAGACCAACCTGCGCCGCAGAGTTCAAGATCTATTTATTATGCTTCAATTGTGTTACTGATATCTGCCATCAGTGCAGGTTACCTGTCGAACCACATTGCTGTAACCTGGATTTTTACTGAAATCACTACTTTAAGCGCATCTGCTCTAATTTATCATCACCGAAATAAACTGGCGCTTGAAGGAACCTGGAAATATGTCTTTATTTGTGCAATCAGTATCACATTTGTGTTCATCGGCATTTTGTTTTTAAGTATGTCGTTTTCAAATGCCGGATCCGATGATTTGTCGTTTAAAAATCTGTTAGCCAATAGTTCACATCTCAATCCTTTCTGGCTGAGACTTGCGTTTCTATTTATTTTCACCGGATTCACTGTTAAACTTGGGCTGGTTCCCATGTTTACCGCTGGTGTTGATGCTAAAGACAAAGCTCCGGCTCCGGCAGGTGCATTACTTTCGAGCATATTGATGAATCTTGGATTTGTTGGTGTTTTCCGTTTTTACATTGTTGTTGCAAATACGCCACTTCACCATTGGGCGAATCTGGTTATTGGCATTGCAGCCTTTCTATCAGTATTTGTTGCCACTGTGTATATGATCAAAGTGAAGAACATCAAGCGAATGATGGCCTATTCGAGCATTGAACACATGGGATTGGTTATGCTTGGAGTTGCCGCTGGAGGAATTGGCTATTATGCTGCGATTCTTCACATTATACTTCATGCCTTTGTAAAATCAAGCTTGTTTTTCCAATTTACGCAATTGTATCGGGTGTTTCAGAGCAAAAGCATTTACCATGTAGGTAATTATTTCAAGTACAATACTGCTGGCGCGATGGTTCTTTTGTTAGGTTTTATCAGCGCAACCGCCATGCCGCCTTCAGGGTTGTTTGTAAGCGAGTTCCTAATTTTTCGTTCGATGTTCGAAGCGCATCAGATCATTCTTTTGATAGCAGTTTTGATTTTGCTCACTATGATTATCTATGCTTTTGGGAAAAACATTATGAAGATATTATTTATTCCAGCTGTTGGATTTGACGATTCGCATGTTCCGGTTATCAGTTCATGGGAATCATCCAGTCAGTTTATATTACTGGCACTTGCTGTGTATTTGGGCTTGAATCCTCCGGCTGAATTAGTGCAGTTGATCAAAGAAAGTGTCATGTTGTTACCAAATTAA
- a CDS encoding hydrogenase large subunit gives MIYTTIINNQTISISDIPEMNYNEFIDLNTGFLTNSPEKHCVNYFGYPVSNQIRLICCIADDNTHQIYLSSCFVKSGDQLDSFTARNFNFEKFEREIHENFGVDYNDHPWLKPVRYAKNRFDPSQTIANYPFFSIESDELHEVGVGPIHAGIIEPGHFRFICNGEQILHLEIQLGYQHRGIEQQFLAKKKLLQRTTIAESIAGDTVVGHTTAFSHVWESLCGFQPSHDMEYARTLALELERMAVHTGDLSAVCTDIAYQLGSAVFGRLRTPIINFMQEWGGNRLSKGLIRPGRNQFPFTPELAQRLAGILDVYEPDFLEMNEQLFQLPSALSRFERTGVVSYEDVLSIGTVGMAARMSGLSRDIRQSHPFGLYPEMNHEPIIKHHGDVYSRVQIRKAEVKQSMQYIRNLIQNVPESSENEPVFQSPKPNSFTLSLVEGWRGEICHCAITDEQGELAHYKVKDPSFHNWLALALAVRNNEISDFPICNKSFNLSYSGHDL, from the coding sequence ATGATTTACACAACGATAATTAACAATCAGACGATTTCGATTTCAGACATTCCTGAAATGAATTATAACGAATTTATCGACCTGAATACCGGGTTTTTAACAAATTCTCCGGAAAAGCATTGCGTGAATTATTTCGGATATCCGGTTAGTAATCAGATTCGGTTGATTTGCTGTATTGCCGACGATAACACGCATCAAATTTACCTTTCGTCGTGTTTTGTGAAATCAGGAGACCAACTGGATTCGTTCACCGCCCGGAACTTCAACTTCGAAAAGTTTGAGCGCGAGATTCACGAGAATTTTGGTGTAGACTACAACGATCATCCTTGGTTAAAGCCAGTCCGGTACGCCAAAAACCGTTTCGATCCATCCCAAACCATTGCCAATTATCCATTCTTTTCCATCGAGAGCGATGAATTGCACGAAGTTGGTGTGGGTCCAATTCATGCCGGAATCATCGAGCCGGGGCATTTCAGGTTCATTTGTAACGGCGAGCAGATTCTCCATCTCGAAATCCAGTTGGGTTATCAGCATCGCGGAATCGAACAACAATTTTTGGCAAAGAAAAAGCTGCTTCAACGAACTACCATTGCTGAATCAATAGCTGGCGATACTGTTGTTGGACATACCACCGCCTTTTCGCATGTTTGGGAAAGCCTTTGCGGATTTCAACCTTCACACGACATGGAATATGCCCGGACACTTGCCCTCGAATTGGAGCGAATGGCAGTGCATACAGGTGATCTGAGCGCGGTTTGTACCGACATTGCTTACCAGTTAGGCAGTGCGGTGTTTGGTCGTTTACGCACGCCGATCATCAATTTTATGCAGGAGTGGGGCGGTAACCGTTTATCCAAAGGATTGATCAGACCTGGCCGAAATCAATTTCCGTTTACTCCTGAATTGGCTCAACGATTGGCCGGAATATTGGATGTTTACGAACCCGACTTTCTGGAAATGAATGAGCAATTGTTCCAACTGCCCAGCGCCCTTTCGCGTTTTGAGCGTACCGGCGTGGTTTCGTATGAAGATGTTTTATCGATTGGAACGGTTGGAATGGCTGCCCGCATGAGTGGACTGAGCCGTGATATTCGTCAATCGCATCCGTTTGGTCTTTATCCGGAAATGAATCACGAACCCATCATCAAACACCATGGCGACGTGTATTCTAGGGTTCAAATCCGTAAGGCAGAAGTCAAACAATCCATGCAATACATTCGGAATCTGATTCAAAATGTTCCTGAAAGTTCAGAAAACGAACCTGTATTCCAGAGTCCGAAGCCCAATTCGTTTACCCTTTCGCTGGTCGAAGGTTGGCGTGGCGAAATTTGCCATTGCGCCATCACTGACGAACAGGGCGAATTAGCACATTATAAAGTGAAAGACCCGTCGTTTCACAACTGGCTGGCATTGGCATTGGCGGTGAGGAATAATGAGATTTCAGATTTCCCGATTTGTAACAAGAGTTTTAACCTGTCATATTCAGGTCACGATTTGTAA
- a CDS encoding NADH-quinone oxidoreductase subunit B family protein, with amino-acid sequence MFDNVKIVYHQGKQFITDTANAKVPGIFRGRPVISFEKVNEAELVDLCPVDAISGNPVSIDLGKCTFCGECAKQFPNKIRFTTDYKISTNDRNRLIVKEGDEEPIEVDPEKVRNEIRRIFGRSLKLRQVSAGGDNSCEMELNAANNVQFDISRYGIDFVASPRHADGIVITGPITENMAEPLQICYDAIPEPKIIVLVGTDAISGGIHVGSSALDRSFLDKYPIDLYIPGNPAHPLTIVNGLLDLTRKRKI; translated from the coding sequence ATGTTCGATAATGTAAAAATAGTCTATCATCAAGGCAAGCAATTTATTACGGATACGGCAAATGCCAAGGTTCCCGGAATTTTCAGAGGTCGTCCGGTGATTAGTTTCGAAAAGGTAAACGAAGCTGAGTTGGTCGATTTGTGTCCTGTTGATGCCATTTCGGGGAATCCGGTAAGCATCGACCTGGGAAAATGTACCTTTTGTGGCGAGTGTGCCAAACAATTTCCGAATAAGATCCGGTTCACGACCGACTATAAAATATCAACCAACGACCGCAATCGGTTGATCGTGAAAGAAGGCGATGAAGAACCGATTGAAGTTGATCCCGAAAAGGTACGCAATGAAATTCGCCGGATTTTTGGCCGTTCATTAAAGCTGCGACAAGTAAGTGCTGGTGGCGATAACAGTTGCGAAATGGAACTCAATGCCGCCAACAATGTGCAGTTCGACATCAGTCGATATGGAATTGACTTTGTGGCTTCGCCGCGCCATGCCGATGGAATTGTGATTACCGGCCCCATCACTGAAAACATGGCTGAACCGTTGCAGATTTGTTACGATGCAATTCCCGAACCCAAAATCATTGTACTGGTTGGTACCGATGCCATTAGCGGTGGTATTCATGTAGGTAGTTCTGCCCTTGATCGCAGTTTTCTCGATAAATATCCCATCGATCTTTATATTCCGGGCAACCCGGCCCATCCGCTGACCATTGTTAATGGATTGCTGGATTTGACCCGAAAACGGAAAATCTGA
- a CDS encoding GNAT family N-acetyltransferase, with protein sequence MTSMKLEFGKIRFRALEPEDIDILFEWENDAKIWEISNTVEPYSKYILAKYIKDSQRDIYESRQIRMVIETLEGKPVGAIDLFDFDPFHFRAGVGILIHDENDRKRGYANDAVQLLCAYASNYLRLHQLYANISEDNLASIHLFKSNGFELIGTKKDWRRTLDGWKNELMFQKVL encoded by the coding sequence ATGACAAGTATGAAACTCGAATTTGGCAAGATTCGTTTCAGGGCGCTCGAACCTGAAGATATCGACATCCTTTTTGAATGGGAAAACGATGCGAAAATCTGGGAAATCAGTAATACCGTCGAACCTTACTCCAAATACATTTTAGCCAAATACATCAAAGATTCACAGCGCGACATCTACGAAAGCAGGCAGATTCGCATGGTTATCGAAACTCTGGAAGGCAAGCCTGTTGGAGCCATCGACCTTTTCGACTTCGACCCTTTTCATTTTCGCGCAGGTGTTGGAATCCTTATTCATGACGAAAATGACCGGAAGCGGGGTTACGCCAACGATGCCGTGCAATTGCTTTGTGCCTATGCCAGCAATTATCTCAGGCTGCACCAATTGTACGCCAACATCAGCGAAGATAATCTGGCAAGTATCCATTTATTCAAAAGCAACGGGTTCGAACTCATTGGCACAAAAAAAGATTGGCGCCGAACGCTGGATGGCTGGAAAAATGAATTGATGTTTCAAAAGGTTTTGTAG
- a CDS encoding glycosyltransferase family 2 protein, with product MKLSIVIVNYNVKYFLEQCLHTASIAASKLSSEIIVVDNDSVDGSCQMVEEKYPDVILIANKENVGFSKANNQAMRISKGEYILLLNPDTVVEEDCFLKIVDFMDKTPDAGGLGVKMIDGKGRFLPESKRGLPTPEVAFWKMSGISSLFPRSKRFGRYHLGYLNNDQIHEVDVLAGAFMLLRRKTLAKVGLLDEDYFMYGEDIDLSYRITKGGYKNYYFPETTIIHYKGESTKKGSINYVKVFYNAMIIFAGKHFSKGNARQFTILIKLAIYLRALLSLIGRLFKTIKLVLADAFFIFIGFASLLPIWETYKFKRGYYPPEYLQIAVPIYILIWVGCIWLNGGYRKYIQFNRIFKGLLWGTISILVFYSLIDETMRYSRALLLLGSAWAFLTLPAYRYLLHQFKVPGLELEIDKQKRIAVLAGIDESKRISELISHSGLKIELVGFVSPNNSVHEQFYLGNIQKLPEIIRINKIEELIFSSEDIPSQEIIRLMLDLNNLNIDYKIAPPESFSIIGSNSISTSGEMYVVHINSIAKENNKQNKRAFDLATAICLLVLSPLLIWKANTKLGFLRSIPEVLSGKKSWVGYCSGKQNNLPSIKKGILSPASLFPETIPQKKKDELNIVYAKDYRLMNDLEIVLKAWKNIGQS from the coding sequence ATGAAGCTATCCATCGTCATTGTCAATTATAACGTGAAATATTTTCTGGAGCAATGTCTTCATACCGCCTCAATCGCGGCATCGAAGCTTAGTTCCGAAATTATTGTGGTTGATAACGATTCGGTTGATGGCTCATGCCAGATGGTTGAAGAAAAATATCCGGACGTTATCCTGATCGCCAACAAGGAAAATGTAGGCTTCTCGAAAGCCAACAATCAGGCCATGCGGATTTCCAAAGGAGAATATATTTTACTACTCAACCCCGATACGGTTGTTGAGGAAGACTGCTTCCTGAAAATCGTTGATTTTATGGATAAAACGCCCGATGCCGGAGGCCTGGGCGTTAAAATGATTGATGGGAAAGGCCGGTTTTTACCTGAATCGAAACGTGGGTTACCCACTCCGGAAGTTGCGTTCTGGAAAATGTCAGGGATTTCAAGTCTTTTCCCCCGTTCCAAACGATTTGGACGTTACCACCTGGGATATCTCAACAATGACCAGATTCATGAGGTTGACGTTTTGGCTGGCGCATTTATGCTTCTTCGACGCAAAACACTCGCAAAAGTGGGACTGCTCGACGAAGATTATTTCATGTATGGCGAAGACATCGACCTTTCGTACCGCATTACCAAAGGCGGTTATAAAAACTATTATTTCCCCGAAACCACCATCATCCATTACAAAGGCGAAAGCACCAAAAAGGGCAGCATTAATTACGTGAAAGTGTTTTACAACGCGATGATCATTTTTGCCGGGAAACACTTTTCAAAAGGAAATGCCCGCCAATTTACCATCCTGATTAAGCTGGCGATTTACCTTAGGGCACTCTTGTCTCTGATCGGAAGATTATTCAAAACCATCAAACTAGTTCTGGCCGATGCTTTTTTCATCTTCATTGGCTTTGCAAGCCTGCTCCCTATCTGGGAAACCTACAAATTCAAACGTGGTTATTATCCTCCGGAATACCTACAAATAGCAGTTCCCATTTATATCCTCATCTGGGTTGGCTGCATTTGGCTTAATGGAGGATACCGGAAATACATCCAGTTCAACCGGATTTTCAAAGGCCTGTTGTGGGGAACAATTTCGATCCTCGTTTTTTATTCGTTGATCGATGAAACGATGCGCTATTCAAGAGCTTTATTGCTTTTGGGTTCAGCATGGGCATTCCTGACATTACCAGCATATAGGTATTTGCTGCATCAATTTAAGGTTCCCGGACTCGAACTTGAGATCGACAAGCAAAAACGGATCGCAGTGCTGGCTGGAATAGACGAATCGAAACGCATTTCGGAATTGATTAGCCATTCAGGACTAAAAATTGAACTTGTTGGATTTGTATCGCCCAACAATTCGGTTCATGAACAGTTCTATCTCGGGAATATTCAGAAATTGCCCGAAATCATCCGAATCAACAAAATTGAAGAATTGATTTTCTCGTCTGAAGACATTCCTTCGCAGGAAATCATTCGCCTTATGCTTGATCTGAACAACCTCAACATCGACTATAAAATTGCGCCACCTGAAAGTTTCTCGATTATTGGCAGCAACTCTATTTCAACTTCCGGCGAAATGTATGTGGTTCACATCAATTCGATTGCAAAGGAAAACAACAAGCAAAACAAACGCGCATTCGATCTTGCAACAGCAATTTGCCTGCTTGTCCTTTCGCCCTTGTTAATCTGGAAAGCAAACACTAAATTGGGTTTCTTACGGAGTATCCCGGAAGTTCTTTCCGGAAAGAAAAGTTGGGTAGGATACTGCTCCGGAAAACAAAACAACCTACCTTCCATAAAAAAAGGAATACTCTCGCCTGCTTCACTTTTCCCGGAAACGATTCCGCAGAAAAAGAAAGATGAACTGAATATCGTTTACGCTAAGGATTACCGGTTGATGAACGATCTGGAAATCGTTCTGAAAGCCTGGAAAAATATCGGACAATCATGA
- the recR gene encoding recombination mediator RecR codes for MHIDRFPSRLLENAVNEFAKLPGIGRKSALRLVLHLLKQDLQEVEIFGNSLIQLRSEIKHCKVCHNISDTDICSICANPSRNPSIICVVENIKDVMSIENTQQFKGLYHVLGGIISPMDGIGPSDLEVDSLVTRVNEGNTEEIILALSTTMEGDTTNFFIYKKLKNTEVKISTLARGVSIGDELEYTDEVTLGRSIVNRMNFEESIIR; via the coding sequence ATGCATATCGATCGGTTTCCATCAAGATTACTTGAAAATGCGGTGAATGAATTTGCTAAATTACCTGGTATTGGACGAAAGTCAGCTTTACGATTGGTTTTGCATTTGCTCAAACAAGACCTTCAGGAAGTGGAAATATTTGGCAACAGCCTGATCCAGCTTCGCTCAGAAATTAAACACTGCAAAGTTTGCCACAACATTTCGGACACCGACATTTGCAGCATCTGTGCCAATCCTTCGCGAAATCCATCCATCATTTGTGTAGTCGAAAATATCAAAGATGTGATGTCGATTGAAAACACACAACAATTTAAAGGCTTGTATCACGTTTTAGGAGGTATTATCTCTCCTATGGATGGGATTGGCCCTTCGGATCTGGAAGTTGACTCGCTGGTAACCCGCGTGAATGAAGGAAATACCGAAGAAATAATTCTGGCGCTAAGTACAACCATGGAGGGCGACACGACCAATTTTTTTATTTACAAGAAACTAAAAAACACTGAAGTAAAGATTTCGACACTGGCCAGAGGCGTTTCAATTGGCGACGAACTGGAATATACCGATGAAGTTACACTTGGCCGGTCGATCGTCAATCGGATGAACTTTGAAGAATCAATCATACGCTAG
- a CDS encoding PAS domain-containing hybrid sensor histidine kinase/response regulator translates to MFLSNNKIENYSGYIKLDENLQIEEFSGQINQILRKGHLDLNGNLIQITEGLKKNIRFFFENEVLPAIKSTKISHLSLTRKNSILLISVTPLSSGITLLSFEEVPPPAKIIDQTLPDKLKEVLIRINTNMQVVYISKNFAAKFGEKASNYIGKNLEENQLFKENTLQITNLIAQAFQQQRQQEADILIAIGEKKIWWNLFIIPEIDPSSSQQSVLIILRNINRYKRIEEKLVESEQRYEMAIEAADLGIWDYEVGSAKIYYSRKWKSILGYYPDEISDDYKVWEELLHPEDKDRMILFIENFINSNLRVYEAEFRLRHKNGNYIWIKSRATALRDENGKAIRMFGTHRDISDEKKSESEFKKLHQAIIQSPISVVITDKDGRIEFFNPAFCKITGWSDHEILGKKTSILKSGFQPASFYEKLWKTINSGNEWQGEFKNRKKNGEYYWELASISPIKNNFGTITHYVKIAENISYLKKIEKDLKKAKQDAEVANSYKNLFLANMSHEIRTPINTIIGFSELIKNEDLPSQKRYKYSGIIEENSQSLLRLVDDIIDIVKIEANELKIKKEACSLGDLFSELEMTYNNFLKRKEKQYLDLNFQIPEEAHHDVIFTDPYRLKQIINNLYLNALMHTERGQIEIGYTIVNDNKLRFFVSDTGTGIPQSRIKNIFKRFSQTDEPTGSEASGSGLGLSICKDLATLLGGDISVKSVEGEGSIFFLTLPYDKIKIPMVRAAVKPTTPSRYNFSNFTIMIAEDTPYNYEYLYSILQKTGANVIWAKDGIDVLKMYKSSKVDLILMDIQLPEINGYEATSQIRLTDKSLPIIAQTAYAMAEDKQKCMNAGCNEVLVKPIRMDDVLATVAKYLNK, encoded by the coding sequence ATGTTTCTCTCAAACAATAAGATTGAAAATTATTCAGGATATATAAAGCTTGATGAAAATCTTCAGATTGAGGAGTTTTCAGGTCAGATTAACCAAATACTCAGAAAGGGGCATTTAGATTTGAATGGAAATCTTATTCAGATTACTGAAGGCCTAAAAAAAAATATCCGTTTCTTCTTTGAAAATGAAGTATTGCCTGCCATAAAATCAACTAAAATCAGCCATTTATCCTTAACCCGAAAAAATAGCATTCTATTAATTTCGGTTACACCCCTAAGTTCAGGAATAACACTCTTAAGTTTTGAAGAAGTTCCACCACCAGCGAAAATAATTGACCAAACATTGCCTGATAAGCTTAAAGAGGTACTTATTCGGATAAATACAAACATGCAGGTTGTGTATATTTCCAAAAATTTCGCTGCCAAATTTGGAGAAAAAGCATCAAACTATATTGGGAAAAACCTTGAAGAAAACCAATTATTCAAGGAAAATACGCTGCAAATTACGAACCTGATTGCTCAGGCTTTTCAACAACAGCGCCAACAGGAAGCTGATATTTTGATTGCCATAGGCGAAAAAAAAATCTGGTGGAATTTATTTATAATTCCGGAAATCGATCCTTCCAGTTCGCAGCAATCGGTATTAATTATCCTTCGAAACATAAACCGCTACAAACGCATTGAAGAGAAACTAGTTGAAAGCGAACAGCGCTATGAAATGGCCATAGAAGCCGCAGATTTAGGCATTTGGGATTACGAAGTGGGTTCAGCAAAAATATATTATTCAAGAAAGTGGAAATCAATTCTGGGTTATTATCCCGATGAAATTTCTGATGATTACAAGGTATGGGAAGAACTACTTCACCCTGAAGATAAGGACAGAATGATTCTGTTCATTGAAAACTTCATCAACAGCAATTTACGTGTTTACGAAGCAGAATTCAGGCTAAGACATAAAAACGGCAATTACATCTGGATTAAAAGTCGTGCAACGGCACTTCGGGACGAAAATGGGAAAGCCATAAGAATGTTTGGAACTCACCGCGACATTTCCGATGAGAAAAAATCCGAAAGTGAATTCAAGAAACTTCATCAGGCTATCATACAAAGCCCAATTTCAGTGGTTATTACCGACAAAGATGGCCGTATCGAATTTTTTAATCCCGCATTCTGCAAAATAACAGGCTGGAGTGATCATGAAATACTAGGAAAAAAAACAAGTATTCTTAAATCAGGATTTCAGCCAGCCAGCTTTTACGAAAAACTCTGGAAAACAATCAATTCAGGAAACGAATGGCAAGGCGAATTTAAAAACAGAAAAAAGAACGGAGAATATTATTGGGAACTGGCCAGTATCTCGCCAATCAAAAACAATTTTGGAACCATTACTCATTATGTGAAAATTGCAGAAAATATCTCGTACCTCAAAAAGATTGAAAAGGATTTAAAAAAGGCAAAACAAGATGCCGAAGTAGCCAATAGTTACAAAAATCTTTTCCTGGCCAACATGAGTCACGAGATCAGGACTCCAATCAATACAATCATTGGATTTAGCGAACTCATTAAAAACGAAGACCTTCCATCACAAAAAAGATATAAATACTCCGGAATTATTGAAGAAAACAGCCAATCGTTACTTCGACTGGTTGATGACATTATTGATATTGTAAAAATAGAAGCCAACGAATTGAAAATAAAAAAAGAAGCCTGCTCGCTTGGTGATTTATTTTCGGAGCTCGAAATGACCTATAATAATTTTCTGAAACGAAAAGAGAAACAATATCTTGATCTCAACTTTCAAATTCCGGAAGAAGCGCATCACGATGTCATATTCACTGACCCTTACCGTCTCAAACAAATAATCAACAACCTATATCTGAATGCATTGATGCACACCGAACGTGGGCAAATTGAGATTGGATATACCATCGTAAACGACAACAAATTGCGCTTTTTCGTCTCAGACACTGGCACTGGAATACCGCAGAGCCGCATTAAAAATATCTTCAAACGATTTAGTCAAACTGACGAACCCACCGGTTCTGAAGCTTCAGGATCTGGACTCGGCTTATCCATATGCAAAGATCTGGCTACATTGTTAGGTGGCGATATCAGCGTAAAATCGGTTGAAGGCGAAGGAAGCATTTTCTTTTTGACTCTTCCGTATGATAAAATTAAAATACCAATGGTAAGAGCCGCAGTAAAACCAACAACACCTTCAAGATACAACTTCAGCAACTTTACCATCATGATTGCGGAAGATACGCCGTACAATTATGAATACCTGTACAGCATACTTCAAAAAACAGGTGCCAATGTGATTTGGGCCAAAGACGGCATTGATGTCCTGAAGATGTACAAAAGTTCGAAGGTTGACCTGATCCTGATGGATATTCAATTACCTGAAATAAACGGCTATGAAGCCACGAGCCAAATCAGGCTAACCGACAAGTCGCTACCCATCATTGCCCAGACCGCCTATGCTATGGCCGAAGACAAGCAAAAATGCATGAATGCAGGTTGTAATGAAGTATTGGTTAAACCGATCCGGATGGACGATGTTCTGGCTACCGTTGCAAAATATCTCAACAAATAA